A genomic stretch from Candidatus Lokiarchaeota archaeon includes:
- a CDS encoding PIN domain-containing protein encodes MSIFVDTSGFFDFYNRSSAKHEDAIETMREIQKGRWGRIVTTNYVLDELLTLICHKIDHQSAVSFGESLRKSELVTFFIDEQWEKHAWNYFKTLENSEISFTDCTSFVVINRLNVDYVFTFDRHFKSQGFNVV; translated from the coding sequence CTGTCCATTTTCGTTGATACTAGCGGGTTTTTTGATTTCTACAACCGTAGTTCTGCAAAGCATGAAGATGCAATCGAAACAATGAGGGAAATACAGAAAGGTAGGTGGGGGCGAATTGTAACTACCAACTATGTTCTTGATGAGCTTTTGACACTTATTTGTCATAAGATAGACCATCAAAGCGCAGTTTCATTTGGTGAATCTTTGCGAAAATCAGAGTTAGTTACTTTCTTCATAGACGAGCAGTGGGAGAAGCATGCTTGGAACTATTTCAAAACACTAGAGAATTCCGAGATTAGTTTCACTGATTGCACATCTTTCGTTGTAATAAACAGACTAAATGTGGATTACGTATTCACCTTCGACAGACATTTCAAATCACAGGGATTCAATGTAGTATAG